The Kineothrix sp. MB12-C1 genome includes a window with the following:
- a CDS encoding ABC transporter substrate-binding protein, translating into MKKSVLKKMLIAVTAALACMQLAACGGSKGNTTAQKEFVYVPEYQNIDSGNSSIDAVNVIGNTIYYLAYEYDEVKQTSTSYLCALEIGAKEPVKTALDFGDNATVMRMTANADGTLQALINTYVYEEGASIGGEEIEALDGEEGLAEAEDASEAVEDSEETEAVVEEGTESENDEAAEVEASNSVTIMDGGTTIVSESSMPGNAYVDDYMMPTSQKTEICKISTDGTIMSTMDITSVFGDEEVYFNNMETDNDGNIYLAYDQAIWVIDQEGNELFQVEIDSWVNNMFVTKDGVVMITYYGQESMEVCPIDVAKKGLGDAVSSMMVSQYGNYIFGRSVETDVLYSVDNILYSYNMGDAAPVEILNWIDCDINSNELVVFHALDDGRILTISSFWEEDTSNIELTYLTKKKGSEVPEKKIMSLATMYLDYEMRKQVIDFNKKSQEYRIEVKEYMSASNDYEAGLTQLNTDIISGNAPDMVDLSNGSMKQYIAKGILEDLSPFLEKDAELKREDYLENVLKAYEVDGKLYAIPPYFYLQTVVAKTADVGERTSISMAELIDMVKNLPEGTELYEYGTKSTILMYNTMMNMDEYVDWSTGECKFNGEEFINALEFANYFDENYNWDEERPSTPERLQNGTLLMLNTGISAVTDYQMTKLLFKEPITFIGFPTSKENGSFLSGTGGVLGMSAKSKNKEGVWEFLRIAITKESQEKSDNRGRWGFPIMKSALELQFTEAMKEDYYEDADGNQIKQPKTSWSYDGYDMEIYAATEEEIKEVRSLIESIDTQYQYDEQMNAIISEEAAAFFEGQKNAKEVADIIQSRVQIYVNENR; encoded by the coding sequence ATGAAAAAATCAGTTTTAAAGAAAATGTTAATAGCGGTCACTGCAGCTTTGGCTTGTATGCAGTTGGCGGCATGCGGTGGCAGTAAAGGGAATACGACAGCGCAGAAGGAATTCGTGTATGTGCCGGAATATCAGAATATCGATAGCGGCAATAGCAGTATAGATGCTGTAAATGTCATAGGCAATACAATCTATTATCTTGCATACGAATATGATGAAGTGAAGCAGACGTCCACTTCTTATTTGTGTGCATTGGAGATAGGAGCAAAAGAGCCTGTGAAGACGGCGCTTGATTTCGGGGATAATGCCACTGTTATGAGAATGACGGCGAATGCAGACGGTACCCTGCAAGCACTTATCAATACTTATGTGTATGAAGAAGGAGCCTCCATTGGCGGAGAAGAGATAGAAGCATTGGATGGAGAAGAGGGTTTGGCTGAGGCTGAAGATGCGAGCGAAGCCGTGGAAGATAGCGAAGAAACGGAAGCGGTGGTTGAAGAAGGAACTGAGAGTGAGAATGATGAGGCTGCAGAAGTAGAAGCATCCAATTCAGTGACCATTATGGATGGCGGTACTACGATTGTTTCCGAAAGTAGTATGCCGGGAAACGCTTATGTGGATGATTATATGATGCCTACCTCTCAAAAGACGGAGATTTGTAAGATTTCTACGGATGGTACTATAATGTCCACCATGGATATTACCTCAGTCTTCGGAGATGAAGAGGTCTATTTCAATAATATGGAGACCGATAATGATGGAAATATCTATCTTGCGTATGATCAGGCAATATGGGTCATCGATCAGGAAGGTAATGAACTTTTCCAAGTCGAAATTGACAGCTGGGTGAATAATATGTTCGTCACAAAAGACGGAGTGGTAATGATTACCTATTACGGTCAGGAAAGCATGGAAGTATGCCCTATCGATGTAGCGAAGAAAGGTCTTGGGGATGCTGTCAGCAGTATGATGGTTTCCCAGTATGGCAATTATATATTCGGCAGAAGTGTAGAAACAGATGTTTTATACAGCGTAGATAATATTTTGTACTCTTATAACATGGGAGATGCAGCACCTGTAGAAATATTGAATTGGATTGATTGTGATATTAACAGTAATGAACTTGTTGTATTCCATGCCCTTGATGATGGAAGAATTCTTACAATTAGTTCTTTTTGGGAGGAGGATACTTCTAATATCGAACTCACTTATCTGACAAAGAAGAAGGGGTCAGAGGTGCCTGAGAAGAAAATTATGTCTTTGGCTACCATGTATCTCGATTACGAGATGAGAAAGCAAGTAATTGATTTTAATAAGAAAAGTCAGGAATATAGAATTGAAGTAAAGGAATATATGAGCGCTTCTAACGATTATGAAGCCGGATTGACGCAATTAAATACAGATATTATAAGCGGTAATGCTCCGGATATGGTGGATCTTTCCAACGGTTCCATGAAGCAATATATTGCAAAGGGTATTTTGGAGGATTTATCTCCTTTCCTTGAAAAAGATGCTGAATTAAAACGTGAAGACTATTTGGAAAACGTGCTAAAAGCCTATGAAGTGGATGGGAAACTTTACGCAATACCTCCTTATTTTTACTTGCAGACGGTAGTTGCGAAAACTGCCGATGTAGGCGAAAGAACGAGTATCTCTATGGCAGAGTTGATTGATATGGTAAAAAATCTGCCGGAAGGTACTGAGTTATATGAATATGGAACGAAGAGCACGATTTTAATGTATAACACCATGATGAACATGGATGAATATGTAGATTGGTCTACCGGAGAGTGTAAGTTCAATGGAGAAGAATTTATTAATGCACTGGAATTTGCTAATTATTTCGACGAAAACTACAATTGGGATGAGGAGAGACCGAGCACACCTGAGCGTCTGCAGAATGGAACACTTCTCATGTTGAATACGGGTATTAGTGCAGTAACTGATTATCAGATGACAAAATTATTGTTTAAAGAGCCGATTACTTTTATCGGATTCCCTACGAGTAAGGAAAACGGTTCCTTCTTATCAGGAACAGGCGGTGTGCTTGGAATGAGTGCTAAGTCGAAGAATAAGGAAGGTGTATGGGAGTTTCTTCGCATCGCGATTACGAAGGAATCGCAGGAGAAAAGCGATAATAGAGGAAGATGGGGATTCCCGATTATGAAATCGGCATTAGAGCTACAGTTTACTGAGGCGATGAAGGAAGATTATTATGAAGATGCTGATGGCAATCAAATAAAGCAGCCGAAGACATCGTGGAGTTATGATGGCTATGATATGGAGATTTATGCAGCTACAGAGGAAGAGATAAAAGAAGTAAGAAGTCTGATTGAAAGTATAGATACGCAATATCAGTATGATGAGCAGATGAATGCCATTATTTCGGAGGAAGCGGCAGCCTTTTTCGAAGGTCAGAAGAATGCGAAGGAAGTTGCGGATATCATTCAGAGCAGAGTGCAGATTTATGTAAATGAGAATAGGTAA
- a CDS encoding PFL family protein has translation MINIFEVAETNQMIEKENLDVRTITLGISLLDCIDADLEKLNQKIYDKIYDAAKDLVKTGEEISREFSIPIVNKRISVTPIALIGGAACKTAEDFATIAKTLDRVAHQVGVNFIGGYSAQVSKGMTPADKLLIESIPLALSTTERVCSSVNLGSTKTGINMDAVKLMGEIILKTAEHTKDRDSLGCAKLVVFCNAPDDNPFMAGAFHGVTEADKIINVGVSGPGVVKTALSKVRGENFEVLCETIKKTAFKVTRVGQLVAQEASKRLNVPFGIVDLSLAPTPAIGDSVAEILCEIGLEYAGAPGTTAALALLNDQVKKGGVMASSYVGGLSGAFIPVSEDQGMIDAVIAGALTLEKLEAMTCVCSVGLDMIAIPGDTKATTISGIIADEMAIGMINQKTTAVRLIPVIGKGVGETVEFGGLLGYAPIMPVNPFSCDDFINRGGRIPAPIHSFKN, from the coding sequence TAGGTATCAGCCTGCTCGATTGTATCGATGCTGATTTGGAGAAGCTGAATCAGAAGATTTATGATAAGATTTATGATGCGGCAAAAGATTTAGTGAAAACAGGGGAAGAGATTTCAAGAGAGTTTAGCATTCCGATTGTGAATAAAAGAATTTCGGTAACCCCAATTGCGCTGATCGGCGGTGCTGCATGTAAGACGGCAGAGGACTTTGCGACAATTGCGAAGACGTTGGATCGTGTAGCCCATCAAGTGGGTGTTAATTTTATCGGCGGTTATTCCGCTCAGGTTTCCAAAGGAATGACCCCGGCAGATAAGTTGTTGATCGAATCGATTCCCCTCGCTCTATCCACGACGGAGAGGGTATGCAGTTCTGTGAACTTAGGTTCTACTAAGACAGGAATCAACATGGATGCTGTGAAGTTAATGGGAGAGATTATTCTTAAGACGGCGGAACATACAAAGGATAGAGACTCCCTTGGCTGCGCGAAACTTGTAGTATTCTGCAATGCGCCGGATGATAATCCGTTTATGGCAGGAGCCTTTCATGGAGTGACTGAGGCGGATAAGATCATTAATGTAGGTGTCAGCGGACCGGGAGTGGTGAAGACGGCACTGAGCAAGGTACGGGGAGAGAACTTTGAGGTGCTTTGCGAGACAATTAAAAAGACAGCCTTCAAGGTAACACGTGTAGGACAGCTTGTAGCCCAGGAAGCTTCGAAGCGCCTCAATGTGCCTTTTGGTATTGTCGATTTATCCTTAGCGCCCACTCCGGCAATCGGAGACAGCGTAGCGGAGATCCTCTGTGAGATAGGTTTGGAATATGCAGGAGCGCCGGGAACGACGGCAGCGCTCGCACTTTTAAACGATCAAGTGAAAAAGGGCGGTGTTATGGCATCTTCTTATGTAGGCGGATTGAGCGGAGCTTTTATACCGGTCAGTGAAGACCAGGGGATGATCGATGCCGTAATAGCAGGAGCACTCACCTTGGAGAAGCTGGAAGCAATGACTTGCGTATGCTCTGTAGGATTGGATATGATTGCCATTCCCGGCGATACGAAAGCAACGACAATTTCCGGTATTATTGCGGATGAAATGGCAATCGGTATGATTAATCAGAAGACGACGGCAGTAAGACTGATTCCTGTTATAGGGAAAGGAGTAGGGGAAACTGTAGAATTCGGAGGATTATTAGGATATGCCCCCATTATGCCCGTGAATCCTTTTTCTTGTGATGACTTCATTAATAGAGGAGGAAGAATTCCGGCTCCTATTCATAGCTTCAAGAATTAG